The proteins below come from a single Roseiflexus sp. RS-1 genomic window:
- a CDS encoding ATP-binding protein: MIEERAAIKNLMFTREISSVPRMVLGDERRLRQVLVNLLSNAVKFTRQGSVALRVMGSPDAQTRIRFQVSDTGTGIAPEHLEIIFKPFEQLGAQTGEQGSGLGLAISRELVALMGGTLQVQSEPGRGSVFWFDIPLPAVDREPFPAVQSRGRVIGVDGQSPTVLVVDDHADNRVIVRDMLQPLGFIVAEACDGLEGLAQIEAFKPDVVILDLVMPALNGLDMIRRIRQMTGHDHLVVIVSSASAYPDDRIQSLNAGAQAFIPKPISRSLLVETLQRHIPWIEWRYDKPLPDVQSDHSDALPPETTLTVLSDLAQIGDVDALYDAIDRLKQDMPQVVSFIGKVQYFLDTFQIGQLQTFLEQMRARR; this comes from the coding sequence ATGATAGAAGAGCGGGCAGCTATCAAAAATCTGATGTTTACACGCGAGATTTCCAGTGTTCCGCGTATGGTTCTGGGGGATGAGCGACGTCTGCGTCAGGTTTTGGTAAATCTGCTGAGCAATGCGGTCAAATTTACGCGACAGGGGTCGGTTGCGCTGCGTGTTATGGGTTCGCCCGATGCACAAACGCGAATTCGTTTTCAGGTTTCGGATACCGGCACCGGAATAGCGCCAGAACATCTGGAGATCATCTTCAAACCGTTCGAGCAACTGGGGGCGCAGACCGGAGAGCAGGGCTCAGGGTTGGGACTGGCGATTTCGCGTGAACTGGTTGCGCTTATGGGAGGAACGCTCCAGGTGCAGAGTGAACCGGGGCGCGGCAGCGTTTTCTGGTTTGATATTCCGCTCCCGGCGGTGGATCGCGAACCTTTCCCCGCTGTGCAATCCAGGGGGCGTGTCATTGGCGTGGACGGTCAATCCCCTACAGTCCTGGTCGTCGATGATCACGCTGATAATCGCGTTATTGTGCGGGACATGCTGCAACCGCTGGGTTTCATTGTGGCAGAGGCGTGCGATGGTCTGGAAGGATTGGCGCAGATTGAAGCATTCAAACCGGACGTGGTCATTCTGGACCTGGTGATGCCAGCATTGAATGGATTGGATATGATCCGCAGGATCCGCCAGATGACCGGTCACGATCATCTCGTGGTGATCGTCAGTTCTGCCAGTGCGTACCCTGACGACCGCATTCAAAGCCTGAACGCTGGTGCGCAGGCATTCATTCCGAAACCGATCAGCCGCTCACTGTTGGTCGAGACGCTTCAGCGCCATATCCCCTGGATTGAGTGGCGTTACGATAAACCGTTACCCGATGTTCAATCTGATCACTCCGATGCCCTGCCGCCGGAAACGACGCTCACCGTCCTGAGCGACCTGGCGCAGATTGGTGATGTCGATGCGCTGTACGATGCAATCGATCGACTGAAACAGGACATGCCGCAGGTTGTGTCGTTTATCGGAAAAGTGCAGTATTTCCTCGATACGTTTCAGATCGGTCAGTTGCAGACCTTTCTGGAACAGATGAGAGCCCGGCGATGA
- a CDS encoding response regulator, translating into MNTPSDTILVVDDTPANLAILFTGLRNAGYKVLINERGDIALQTAAYALPDLIILDVMMPGIDGFETCRRLKEDPRTRDIPVILMTALTDPIDEVTGLRAGAVDYITKPIHVEVVLARISTHLTLRKLYRDLERKHAALKEALATIKTLSGIIPICAWCGNKIRDERGEWMSVATYLETHAEVTFSHTICPDCYERITGEAP; encoded by the coding sequence ATGAATACACCATCAGATACGATCCTTGTCGTTGACGACACTCCTGCCAATCTCGCGATCTTATTCACAGGTCTGCGCAACGCCGGGTACAAAGTGCTGATCAACGAGCGCGGTGATATTGCACTGCAAACCGCAGCGTATGCGCTCCCCGATTTGATCATTCTTGATGTCATGATGCCGGGGATCGATGGTTTTGAAACCTGTCGTCGTCTCAAAGAGGATCCGCGCACCCGCGATATTCCCGTGATCCTGATGACGGCGCTGACCGATCCGATTGATGAGGTGACCGGGTTGCGCGCAGGAGCGGTCGACTACATCACCAAGCCGATCCACGTGGAGGTTGTGCTGGCGCGCATCAGCACGCACCTGACGCTCCGCAAACTGTATCGCGATCTGGAGCGCAAACACGCCGCCCTGAAAGAAGCGCTGGCAACAATCAAAACATTGAGCGGCATTATTCCGATCTGTGCGTGGTGCGGCAATAAGATACGCGATGAACGCGGTGAGTGGATGAGCGTTGCGACATACCTGGAAACCCATGCCGAAGTCACGTTCAGCCATACGATCTGCCCGGACTGCTACGAGCGCATAACCGGCGAAGCGCCGTAG
- a CDS encoding choice-of-anchor Q domain-containing protein produces MRHIVAVRLCALLLLVLASTFGAPAPTTAAPQTFTVSKTVDTADGVCGADCSLREAISAANANPGADTIIVPAGTYTLTITTTLEDDNADGDLDIRDSLTLIGAGAATTTIIAAEGDRVFHLLATATVTITGVTLRGKGETPDSGGVLLVTPGANLILRDSVVRDGRAVRGGGIEVRGDGVSPASASATIERVTFTANRAASLGGAISVFNGGSALLTNVTITGNSAGNSGGGISVSLDQTIINPPKSAATLNNVTIVRNTADDDRNDIGEGGGVSVRVDEQVINQLRLRNTIISDNADLSPTPARVNPDCFNVLESLGYNLIHRSTGCTILGTQTGNVIGVSAQPGALLDNGGPTPTVALLSGSPAIDAGDPAVGSSCAATDQRGVARPIDGDGNGLAVCDMGAYEAPVPGDADLSVILTAQPDPVAPGGTLTYSVVVLNAGPAAAGNVQVEFTPPPGSTSIQTGGLGWVCSSGSTLTCERGALAAGSVAPALTVTLTVPPGGGWITATAVVASSQRDPVITNNTGVLSTFRGRPSVWIPLLMR; encoded by the coding sequence ATGCGTCATATTGTAGCCGTGCGCCTGTGTGCGCTTCTGCTGCTGGTGCTGGCGAGCACGTTCGGTGCGCCTGCACCAACCACTGCTGCACCGCAGACATTCACCGTCTCCAAGACGGTCGATACTGCCGATGGCGTCTGCGGCGCCGATTGTTCGCTCCGCGAGGCGATCAGCGCCGCTAATGCCAATCCAGGCGCGGATACGATCATTGTGCCTGCCGGTACGTATACGCTGACGATCACCACGACGCTGGAAGACGATAACGCCGACGGTGATCTCGATATCCGCGACAGCCTGACATTGATCGGCGCTGGCGCTGCGACCACGACCATCATCGCTGCTGAAGGTGATCGGGTCTTCCATCTCCTCGCCACTGCCACGGTGACGATCACCGGAGTTACGTTGCGTGGCAAGGGTGAGACGCCCGACAGCGGCGGCGTTCTTCTGGTGACGCCCGGCGCGAACCTTATCCTGCGCGATAGTGTGGTGCGCGATGGACGGGCGGTGCGAGGCGGCGGCATCGAGGTGCGTGGCGATGGGGTCAGTCCAGCCAGCGCCAGTGCAACGATCGAGCGGGTGACCTTTACCGCGAACCGCGCTGCGAGTCTGGGGGGCGCGATCAGTGTCTTTAACGGCGGCAGTGCGTTGCTGACAAATGTGACGATCACCGGCAACAGCGCTGGCAATAGTGGCGGCGGCATCAGCGTGTCGCTCGACCAGACGATCATCAATCCGCCGAAAAGCGCCGCGACTCTCAATAATGTCACCATTGTGCGCAACACCGCCGATGATGATCGCAACGACATTGGCGAAGGGGGCGGCGTTTCGGTGCGCGTCGATGAGCAGGTGATCAATCAACTCCGCCTGCGCAACACGATTATCTCCGATAACGCCGATCTCAGTCCGACGCCAGCGCGGGTGAATCCCGACTGCTTCAATGTGCTCGAATCGCTGGGGTACAATCTGATCCATCGCAGTACGGGCTGCACAATTCTGGGTACGCAGACCGGTAATGTGATCGGTGTCAGCGCGCAGCCGGGCGCGCTGCTCGATAATGGCGGTCCAACGCCGACGGTTGCGTTGCTCAGCGGCAGCCCGGCAATCGATGCTGGCGACCCGGCGGTTGGGAGCTCGTGCGCTGCAACCGATCAGCGTGGCGTTGCGCGCCCCATCGATGGTGATGGCAATGGTCTGGCAGTCTGCGATATGGGCGCCTACGAAGCGCCGGTACCCGGCGATGCCGATCTCTCGGTCATACTGACGGCTCAGCCAGACCCGGTGGCGCCCGGCGGTACGCTGACGTACTCGGTCGTTGTTCTCAATGCAGGACCGGCAGCAGCCGGGAATGTGCAGGTGGAGTTCACGCCGCCGCCTGGTTCGACCAGCATTCAGACCGGCGGATTGGGGTGGGTCTGTTCTTCCGGCAGCACGCTCACATGCGAGCGCGGTGCACTGGCAGCAGGCAGTGTTGCACCGGCGCTGACGGTCACGCTGACAGTCCCGCCTGGCGGCGGATGGATCACTGCCACTGCGGTTGTTGCCTCATCGCAACGTGATCCGGTGATAACGAACAACACCGGCGTCCTCAGCACGTTTCGCGGCAGACCGTCTGTCTGGATTCCCCTGCTGATGCGATAG
- the rodA gene encoding rod shape-determining protein RodA produces MVKTWRDYNFPLLLCVLILLGFGAAMVYSATLRDPLTQGYFSRHLVNLLVGCAAMALLTTVDYHAFEAWIVPFYLGAVALLGLVLVVGQVSSGAQSWIDLGIRTFQPSEPAKLLVILALAAYWSHNERQPQAWRVVIASLILVGIPTVLVFLQPDFGTAMVFVAIWTAMALAAGVRLWQFGVLFIAAVPAAIYGWTHILQPYQRTRLLIFLDPLKYDPDLKQGAWNIMQSLTAIGSGGLTGRGWTHGLLSQGNYLPVQYSDFIFAITGEELGFLGAALLLVFLGITIWQALSVSVIARDTFGRLIAVGIAAMLLCHVLVNVGMNMSIMPVTGIPLPFISYGGSFTMTSLAAIGLLQSIALRRRRITF; encoded by the coding sequence ATGGTCAAAACCTGGCGCGATTACAACTTTCCGCTTTTGCTCTGCGTGTTGATACTGCTCGGCTTTGGCGCGGCAATGGTGTATAGCGCCACGTTGCGCGACCCGCTGACCCAGGGTTACTTTTCGCGTCACCTGGTCAATCTCCTGGTTGGGTGCGCGGCGATGGCATTGCTCACCACCGTTGACTACCATGCCTTCGAAGCCTGGATTGTGCCATTTTACCTCGGCGCTGTGGCGCTGCTGGGGCTGGTACTGGTTGTCGGTCAGGTCAGTTCCGGCGCCCAAAGCTGGATCGACCTTGGCATTCGCACCTTCCAGCCCTCCGAACCGGCAAAATTGCTGGTTATTCTTGCACTGGCGGCGTACTGGTCGCACAATGAACGGCAACCACAAGCCTGGCGCGTCGTCATCGCCAGCCTGATCCTGGTCGGCATTCCGACAGTGCTGGTCTTTCTCCAGCCCGATTTTGGCACGGCAATGGTCTTTGTCGCAATCTGGACGGCGATGGCGCTGGCAGCCGGGGTGCGCCTGTGGCAGTTCGGCGTTCTGTTCATCGCCGCGGTTCCGGCTGCGATCTACGGCTGGACGCATATCTTGCAGCCGTACCAGCGCACACGCCTGTTGATCTTTCTCGATCCCCTCAAGTATGACCCGGATCTCAAGCAGGGCGCCTGGAACATTATGCAGTCATTGACTGCCATAGGTTCTGGTGGATTGACCGGACGCGGATGGACGCATGGATTGCTCAGTCAGGGCAACTATCTGCCGGTGCAGTACTCAGATTTCATTTTCGCCATCACCGGCGAAGAGTTAGGCTTTCTTGGCGCTGCCCTGCTGCTGGTGTTCCTGGGGATTACAATCTGGCAGGCGCTATCCGTCTCCGTCATTGCGCGTGACACGTTTGGGCGCCTGATCGCGGTGGGGATCGCTGCAATGTTGTTGTGCCACGTGCTGGTCAATGTGGGCATGAATATGAGCATTATGCCGGTGACCGGCATCCCGCTGCCGTTCATCTCCTACGGCGGCAGTTTTACCATGACATCGCTGGCGGCAATTGGGTTGCTTCAGAGCATCGCGCTGCGCCGACGACGGATCACGTTCTAG
- a CDS encoding PspC domain-containing protein, with protein sequence MQSRLMRSRRDAVIAGVCGGLGEYFNIDPVIVRLIFVLATLTSGIGFVLYPVLWLIMPKAPPGMPPPFPDTAQHMGNSGAVFTRQASEAQYARQAGYGEPSAYSSSRGTVFADAPPEPPNTGQTIDLRLDPSMAPLSPQSAPAPAPRRRRLNWAGIVLIGLGLIFLAEQFGIDTDIVFPLLMIVVGGVLIFRNR encoded by the coding sequence ATGCAATCTCGTCTGATGCGCAGTCGCCGTGATGCAGTGATAGCGGGTGTGTGCGGCGGTTTGGGGGAGTATTTCAATATCGATCCGGTCATCGTCCGCCTGATTTTTGTCCTGGCGACGCTGACCAGCGGTATTGGTTTTGTACTGTATCCTGTGCTGTGGCTCATCATGCCGAAGGCGCCCCCCGGCATGCCCCCCCCTTTCCCTGATACTGCTCAACACATGGGAAACTCCGGCGCTGTGTTCACTCGTCAGGCGTCTGAGGCGCAGTATGCCCGTCAGGCGGGGTATGGCGAACCATCAGCATATTCTTCCTCACGCGGAACCGTGTTTGCCGATGCGCCTCCAGAACCGCCGAACACCGGGCAGACCATCGATCTGCGGCTGGATCCCTCAATGGCGCCACTATCGCCACAATCCGCACCGGCGCCCGCACCCCGTCGCCGTCGTCTGAACTGGGCTGGCATCGTCCTGATCGGACTCGGACTGATCTTCCTGGCGGAGCAGTTTGGTATTGATACCGACATTGTCTTTCCGCTGCTGATGATTGTTGTGGGGGGAGTGCTGATCTTTCGGAACCGCTAG
- a CDS encoding sensor histidine kinase: MNSGIALQTVDPSSAGVLAVLHQIADATDTAGLAAVLHKAAISLFPRVRIDLFVVADSAEHVLITCGEHDLPHPPAFHRGMSFVAWLNQHNYKTRIVPVSVARQNQGQLIVSRPHEEISQDILVIAEQIAPVVGLWLIAHRHQVALEQHEMQLLATTERLRPIEEMQLRVTLAAGAAHDIGNLFASVLGHAQLLQQAAPLELQNDLKTIEQAARDGHHLLRRLLSARNASYMPETTMAPVLLTELVHDALRLTQPWWGARHSVTVKIALTPVPPVRGHPADLREVLVNLILNGVDAMPEGGTLTVRTYSVNERAIVEISDTGVGIAPAHQNAIFQPFVTTRKGGSGLGLSVSRAIIERYGGTISVSSIPGRGATFSISLPGVRSADMLPEPPMLQRTAS, translated from the coding sequence ATGAACAGTGGCATCGCTCTCCAAACCGTTGACCCCTCATCTGCTGGCGTGCTGGCTGTGCTGCACCAGATCGCCGATGCGACCGACACCGCAGGTCTCGCGGCAGTGCTCCACAAAGCGGCAATCTCGCTGTTTCCCAGGGTCCGGATCGATCTCTTTGTCGTTGCCGATTCAGCCGAGCACGTGCTCATCACCTGCGGCGAACATGATCTGCCACATCCGCCCGCGTTCCATCGTGGTATGTCCTTCGTTGCCTGGCTGAACCAGCATAACTACAAAACCAGGATCGTCCCGGTGAGTGTCGCCCGGCAGAATCAGGGGCAACTGATTGTATCACGGCCTCATGAGGAAATCTCTCAGGATATCCTGGTGATCGCGGAGCAGATCGCGCCGGTTGTCGGTCTCTGGTTGATTGCCCACCGTCATCAGGTTGCGCTTGAGCAGCACGAGATGCAATTGCTCGCAACAACCGAGCGACTGCGCCCGATCGAAGAGATGCAACTGCGCGTCACACTTGCGGCTGGCGCAGCTCACGATATAGGCAATCTGTTTGCATCAGTGCTCGGGCATGCTCAACTCCTCCAGCAGGCAGCGCCCCTTGAACTTCAGAATGATTTGAAAACCATTGAGCAGGCTGCCAGAGATGGACATCATCTGTTGCGACGCCTTCTCAGCGCACGCAACGCTTCCTACATGCCGGAAACAACGATGGCGCCAGTGTTGCTGACAGAACTCGTCCACGATGCCCTCCGCCTGACCCAACCCTGGTGGGGCGCCCGCCATTCCGTGACGGTCAAAATCGCACTGACACCTGTTCCACCTGTGCGCGGGCATCCTGCGGATCTGCGCGAAGTGCTGGTCAATCTCATTCTGAATGGAGTCGATGCCATGCCGGAGGGCGGTACGCTAACCGTGCGCACCTACAGCGTCAATGAACGCGCCATTGTTGAAATCAGCGATACCGGGGTTGGCATCGCACCGGCACACCAGAACGCCATCTTCCAGCCCTTCGTGACGACCCGCAAAGGAGGAAGCGGTCTGGGGTTGAGTGTCAGCCGCGCCATCATCGAACGTTATGGCGGGACGATCAGTGTGTCAAGCATACCTGGACGGGGCGCCACCTTCAGCATCAGTCTTCCGGGTGTGCGCAGCGCTGATATGCTTCCCGAACCGCCGATGTTGCAGCGCACGGCATCGTAG
- a CDS encoding DUF5317 family protein, producing the protein MALFAVYLVCALVGAWIAFWRAPEWPRYNLLLAIAAVPQIGQVLGIRISEMFVVSVVAMTLWCLCNYRIAGVPMVAVGAAFNALAMTWHGGAMPVRADILAELGYHFDPGVLLEGSKDVVVHHSPLWLLSDWIVISIGTFILIISPGDILVAGGVVMWLLFSRTAALERESSMLACHSASHAETRKNLIPGHSTRPALTRLALLAAADPALAERLLHDPFDVANAHPHYHVTLDANDRATLAAIRARARTVGEFLGELAAEVDGF; encoded by the coding sequence ATGGCGTTGTTCGCCGTATACCTGGTCTGTGCGCTCGTAGGAGCATGGATCGCGTTCTGGCGAGCGCCAGAGTGGCCCCGTTACAATCTTCTGCTGGCAATCGCCGCCGTGCCGCAGATCGGCCAGGTGCTTGGCATTCGCATCAGCGAAATGTTTGTCGTATCGGTCGTGGCAATGACCCTCTGGTGTCTCTGCAACTACCGGATCGCTGGCGTGCCAATGGTCGCTGTCGGCGCGGCGTTCAATGCACTGGCGATGACGTGGCACGGCGGCGCGATGCCAGTTCGCGCCGACATTCTTGCTGAATTGGGGTATCATTTCGATCCAGGCGTTCTGCTGGAAGGATCGAAGGATGTCGTTGTTCATCACTCGCCGCTCTGGTTGCTTTCAGACTGGATAGTCATCTCAATTGGCACATTCATCCTGATCATCAGCCCCGGCGACATCCTGGTTGCAGGTGGCGTCGTGATGTGGTTGCTGTTCAGTCGTACCGCCGCACTGGAAAGGGAATCATCAATGCTTGCCTGTCATAGCGCTTCTCATGCCGAGACACGAAAAAATCTTATTCCGGGTCACAGCACACGCCCCGCTCTGACCCGCCTGGCATTGCTGGCTGCTGCCGACCCGGCGCTTGCGGAGCGCCTCTTGCACGACCCGTTCGATGTCGCCAACGCGCACCCTCACTACCACGTCACACTCGATGCGAACGACCGGGCTACACTGGCTGCTATTCGCGCCCGGGCGCGAACAGTAGGGGAATTTTTGGGTGAACTTGCTGCTGAAGTTGATGGATTCTAG
- a CDS encoding tetratricopeptide repeat protein, with protein sequence MTLRFQQKLVVPTSARPLIERPNVLAQLDRAIRSKRVVALAAPAGWGKTTALAQWVAQRTMPVAWYTLDSADRDPHVFLDYLLHSVADFVPGAPGIAARLAETTPQGLAEMIHQVALAFADAPEHFALILDDVHVLDDDQAQSIPGVSLVFTLLASIAEYASHCHLVLASRTLPVLHGMVRMVAQQRAAVFDYSVLQFHRDDTQRLAGITSGLILSDEAAEQLTASVGGWVTGIVLSLDQPVAHKDGMTGQQVVDRHLMHVPTPEEAVIEANTSQVYAYFAEQILAPLPADLQRFLEDTSVLHDLSPQRCDILRSADNSAEYLDEIRRRGLFVSSRAGWLSYHSLFRDYLRSRLARDPQRCRQLLRSAGDLYAAEDDIERALDCYLAAGDDQHAIDLIRSAVPRLRQCSRQTTLLTCFERLHRARRTNDQRTASGGFPPATRAARKQSIPPDLLLAEARVYSDLALWERAYLALHLAGAIGDASIRAEAQILSAELQVLQGDYARAQHALRFVDVNNLDNRLRLEYHVAAARAHIMAGEVAAAITELERAHTLVATLIDTVDNPAALADIYDNLGWAYAAQGDRPSAIRYLKRADACWQSSGNQGRRALTLNNMGVMAMEEGRFAEARTTLDLGLEIARQTELRREETVLLCSLAELDLREGDFEQAIQRFTTAHALATRLDIASSVEAAAAGALWAAILSDNLTLAQAWHDTAASIVTPLQPEVRGRLALARAALALQCPHPEFASFASLLAEATTYEESLSEDERIYMALLRTELAFARSGWHAAASLWEQFAARAATLPETLWRRFASMHRPLFEAAAPYDPRAGRAIALSRTASPSSVRWRITTLGGFACLVDGKPVDLSQLHRALLVRLLDAGPQGLAVERLWEAVWGDDVISMPALHQALRRLRLQTGLAASAREGAVAIRSGWDAIEYDVRELERILETPPSLESIQRAMTLYGGEFLPGAPASAALWVEARRAHLQQRYLEAIEQYAHSIEQNLPQQAMFYYQHVLQIDGCREHTAARLMRLAARYGNRTLVAATFEHLKGSLRALGASPEPATTALYRQLT encoded by the coding sequence ATGACGCTGCGATTTCAGCAGAAGCTCGTTGTTCCAACGTCGGCGCGACCGCTGATCGAACGACCGAACGTTCTCGCGCAGCTTGACCGTGCCATCCGGAGCAAGCGCGTCGTTGCGCTGGCTGCGCCCGCCGGCTGGGGGAAAACGACTGCGCTGGCGCAGTGGGTTGCGCAGCGCACGATGCCGGTTGCCTGGTATACCCTCGATAGCGCCGATCGCGATCCGCACGTCTTCCTCGACTACCTGCTCCACAGCGTTGCCGATTTTGTCCCAGGAGCGCCGGGTATCGCAGCGCGGCTCGCCGAAACGACCCCGCAAGGGCTGGCGGAGATGATCCACCAGGTGGCGCTTGCATTTGCGGATGCGCCTGAACATTTTGCGCTGATCCTCGATGATGTCCATGTACTTGACGATGACCAGGCGCAATCCATTCCGGGGGTATCGCTCGTCTTTACGCTACTCGCTTCGATCGCGGAATACGCCTCCCACTGCCATCTGGTGCTCGCTTCGCGCACCCTGCCGGTGTTGCATGGCATGGTACGCATGGTCGCACAGCAGCGCGCTGCGGTCTTCGATTATAGCGTGTTACAGTTCCATCGCGACGACACGCAGCGTCTTGCTGGCATAACAAGCGGGTTGATCCTCTCCGACGAAGCAGCGGAACAGTTGACCGCATCAGTTGGCGGCTGGGTTACTGGCATTGTCCTCTCGCTGGATCAACCGGTTGCGCACAAAGACGGGATGACAGGTCAGCAGGTTGTTGATCGACACCTGATGCACGTTCCCACACCTGAAGAGGCGGTCATCGAAGCCAATACCAGTCAGGTATACGCTTACTTTGCCGAGCAGATTCTGGCACCGTTGCCAGCGGATCTGCAACGTTTCCTCGAAGACACCAGCGTTCTGCACGATCTATCGCCACAGCGCTGCGATATACTGCGTTCTGCCGATAACTCGGCAGAATATCTCGATGAGATCAGGCGGCGCGGGTTATTCGTCTCCAGCCGCGCCGGATGGCTCTCGTATCACAGCCTGTTTCGCGATTATCTGCGCTCACGCCTGGCGCGCGATCCGCAACGATGCCGGCAGTTGCTGCGTTCCGCCGGTGACCTGTATGCTGCTGAAGATGATATCGAGCGTGCGCTTGACTGCTACCTGGCAGCCGGCGACGATCAGCACGCTATCGATCTGATCCGTTCCGCCGTGCCGCGCCTGCGGCAGTGTTCGCGCCAGACAACCCTGCTGACCTGCTTCGAACGTCTGCACCGCGCGCGCAGGACAAATGATCAGCGCACAGCCAGCGGAGGATTCCCGCCAGCAACACGCGCCGCACGCAAGCAGTCGATCCCGCCCGATCTGCTGCTGGCAGAGGCGCGTGTCTACAGCGACCTGGCGCTCTGGGAACGTGCATATCTGGCGCTTCACCTTGCCGGGGCGATCGGGGATGCTTCTATCCGTGCCGAGGCGCAGATCCTCTCTGCCGAGTTGCAGGTGCTCCAGGGTGACTACGCCCGCGCTCAGCATGCGCTCAGATTCGTCGATGTCAACAACCTCGACAATCGATTGCGCCTGGAATACCATGTCGCGGCTGCCCGCGCGCATATTATGGCAGGAGAAGTTGCCGCCGCCATCACCGAACTCGAACGCGCGCATACGCTTGTCGCAACCCTGATCGACACCGTCGATAACCCTGCCGCACTGGCGGATATTTACGACAACCTTGGCTGGGCATACGCCGCGCAGGGCGATCGTCCATCCGCCATTCGCTATCTGAAACGCGCTGATGCCTGCTGGCAGTCTTCCGGTAACCAGGGAAGACGCGCGCTGACCCTCAACAATATGGGGGTGATGGCGATGGAGGAAGGGCGGTTTGCCGAAGCCCGCACAACACTCGATCTGGGATTGGAGATCGCCCGGCAGACAGAGTTACGACGTGAAGAAACGGTTCTGCTGTGTAGTCTGGCAGAACTCGATCTGCGTGAAGGCGATTTTGAACAGGCGATTCAGCGTTTTACCACAGCGCACGCCCTGGCAACCCGTCTCGATATTGCCAGCAGCGTGGAAGCAGCCGCAGCGGGAGCGCTCTGGGCTGCCATACTTTCCGACAACCTGACGCTCGCACAGGCATGGCACGACACGGCAGCCTCCATCGTGACACCGCTACAACCGGAGGTGCGCGGACGACTGGCATTGGCACGCGCAGCGCTCGCGTTGCAATGCCCGCACCCGGAATTTGCGTCTTTCGCCAGTTTATTAGCCGAAGCGACCACATACGAAGAATCCCTCAGCGAGGATGAGCGCATCTATATGGCGCTATTGCGTACTGAACTCGCCTTCGCCCGGTCAGGCTGGCACGCAGCGGCATCGCTGTGGGAACAGTTCGCCGCACGCGCGGCCACGCTGCCCGAAACCCTGTGGCGCCGCTTTGCGTCGATGCATCGTCCCCTCTTCGAAGCCGCTGCACCATACGATCCGCGCGCCGGTCGCGCGATTGCGCTGTCTCGCACAGCATCTCCATCTTCTGTACGCTGGCGAATAACGACACTCGGCGGATTCGCGTGTCTGGTCGATGGGAAACCGGTCGATCTTTCGCAGTTGCACCGCGCGCTGCTGGTGCGGCTCCTTGATGCCGGTCCGCAAGGTCTGGCAGTCGAGCGGCTGTGGGAAGCGGTTTGGGGCGACGATGTTATTTCGATGCCGGCGCTGCATCAGGCGCTGCGTCGGTTACGCCTGCAAACCGGACTCGCCGCTTCGGCGCGCGAAGGCGCTGTAGCAATCCGCAGCGGTTGGGACGCGATTGAATACGATGTGCGTGAACTGGAACGCATTCTTGAAACGCCTCCCAGCCTCGAATCCATCCAACGCGCAATGACGCTCTACGGCGGTGAGTTTCTGCCTGGCGCCCCGGCAAGCGCTGCGCTTTGGGTCGAGGCGCGTCGGGCGCACCTGCAGCAACGCTACCTTGAGGCTATTGAACAGTACGCGCACTCCATCGAACAGAACTTGCCGCAGCAGGCGATGTTCTACTATCAGCACGTGCTTCAGATCGATGGATGCCGCGAGCATACCGCCGCCCGGTTGATGCGCCTTGCGGCACGGTACGGCAACCGCACCCTGGTCGCCGCCACCTTTGAGCATCTGAAAGGATCGTTACGCGCGCTCGGCGCCTCACCAGAACCGGCAACCACTGCACTATACCGGCAACTGACCTGA